A region of the Lycium barbarum isolate Lr01 chromosome 1, ASM1917538v2, whole genome shotgun sequence genome:
TGTTACTGATATGCGTAGTTGACCATTTTATTCACTGTTAGCCAATTGTGACAGGTGAGAGATTTAATGAGATTGTGGGAAGTCCATATTACATGGCTCCTGAAGTGTTGAAGCGAAACTATGGTCCAGAAGTAGATGTATGGAGTGCTGGAGTCATTCTTTACATCTTGCTATGTGGTGTCCCACCCTTTTGGGCAGGTTCGTTTAGTTACTCTTCAAGAGTTAGTTATTAATGGTGTACATTGCCAAATGTCTCGCATTTCTCTATGCTATATTACTGGCGGGGATGTTGTATCGTTTCCCTCTTCCTTTCCCCGTGGATATTTGATACTTGATGCTATTACCATCAATAATTTCCTTTGCTATCTCTTATCATTTGCAGAAACTGAACAAGGAGTTGCTCAAGCGATCATTCGATCcgttgtggattttaaaagagatCCCTGGCCAAAGGTCTCTGCCAATGCAAAAAACCTTGTGAAGAGGATGCTCAACCCTGATCCTAGCAAGAGGCTTACTGCTCAGCAAGTGCTAGGTAAACTATTCGCTGGACATTTTCTATACCGATTTAGAATTCATTATTCCCTTTCAAAGTATGTTGAAGTTGATTTACAACTCATAAGCGAATATATTCTCTTTGCAGATCATCCTTGGATACAAAATGCTAAAAAGGCACCAAATGTTTCTCTGGGAGAATCAGTGAAAGCAAGGCTTAAGcaattttctatgatgaacaaACTGAAGAAAAGAGCTTTAAGGGTGTGATTTCTGATCCTTGCAATACAAGATCAAtgtttcttcattttattttattcactTCAAATATTTCTCTGCAAGCGGTTGGCTGATTGGATTACGTAGCTTGAGAATTCTCTACATTTTATTTCTAAATTGCCTTATCTATCTCACAGGTTATTGCTGAGCATTTGCCTGTGGAGGAGGTGGCTGGAATAAATGAGGGATTCAAATTGATGGATATAGGCAACAGAGGGAAAATTGACATGAATGAGTTGAAAGTTGGATTACAGAAGCTTGGTCATCAAGTCCCTGATAGTGACGTGCAAATTCTTATGGATGCTGTAAGTGTTTGTTTTTCCTGAATCATTATCCTCTTTGACTCGAAATGATTGAACACGCTTAGCTAATCTACTCCTGGCAAAATTTGAGTTTACATACTTAATTCAATCTTGGTAGCTTCGGTGGAATCACCTTTCATCATACCTCCTTGTTTTGCATCTGGGCATCCATAGTAACAACAACACaatacctagtgtaatcccacaagtggggtctggggaggataggatgtacgcagaccttacccctacctttgtgtgGTCATCCATGGTATTAACTAAAAAAATTAATATTGTATAAGAATGGTAACCATAGGCATAGAAGTTTGTTTGTCATATCTTTTGTTTGGCCAAACCACAACAAACTAAACAGTGAATACTTCCACAGGGCGATGCTGATAAAGATGGATATCTGGATTATGGTGAGTTTGTGGCAATTTCAGTCCACCTTAGGAAGATGGGCAATGATGAGCACCTGAAGAAGGCATTTGAGATTTTTGATACGAACCAAACAGGGTATATAGAGATTGAAGAGTTAACGGAGGCATTATCCGACGAGATTGAAACCAACAGTGAAGAAGTTATTAATGCAATTATGCAAGACGTGGACACAGACAAGGTCAGTTGGTATCATCTTTACTTATCTGATTTCCAAAGCATTTGTGCTTCTATATATGTGGGTTTTGGAGGATACCCCGCTTAGTTTTTTAAGGACTTGGAGTTGGGGAAAAGAAATGGAATCATAATGCATTGTGTTTATGTGCTCGCATTCTATTCTTTTGCAGGATGGACGCATCAGTTTTGATGAGTTTGCTGCAATGATGAAGGCTGGTACAGATTGGAGAAAGGCATCACGACAGTATTCACGAGAACGATATAATAGTCTTAGCTTGAAATTGATGACAGATGGATCCTTAAGAGGGAACAGCGAGAGTAGATAGCTTGAGTCAGTAAAATCCTTGGCCAAAACATGAAATTTTAAACATAAAAGCTCATCTTTTGAGCTTTCCAACATTCTTTTTATATACTGTTCAGTGGTTGTTCCTTTTaagttttcttttcttcttccttAGCTTCTTTTGTTTGTTTGGAGGGTTAAAGAAATGTGTATGAAGTATAGGAAGGTGATT
Encoded here:
- the LOC132636529 gene encoding calcium-dependent protein kinase 32-like, producing MGNCCAVPNTSDADELKKEKNKPNPFSIHNGASHSKGDGVDKSYVLENPTGHDIEITYELGRELGRGEFGVTYLCTEKETGEVYACKSISKKKLRSRVDIEDVKREVEIMKHLPDHSNIVTLKDTYEDAIAVHLVMELCEGGELFDRIVVRGHYTERDAAVVTRTIVEVIQMCHKHGVMHRDLKPENFLFSNKKETAALKAIDFGLSVFFKPGERFNEIVGSPYYMAPEVLKRNYGPEVDVWSAGVILYILLCGVPPFWAETEQGVAQAIIRSVVDFKRDPWPKVSANAKNLVKRMLNPDPSKRLTAQQVLDHPWIQNAKKAPNVSLGESVKARLKQFSMMNKLKKRALRVIAEHLPVEEVAGINEGFKLMDIGNRGKIDMNELKVGLQKLGHQVPDSDVQILMDAGDADKDGYLDYGEFVAISVHLRKMGNDEHLKKAFEIFDTNQTGYIEIEELTEALSDEIETNSEEVINAIMQDVDTDKDGRISFDEFAAMMKAGTDWRKASRQYSRERYNSLSLKLMTDGSLRGNSESR